In Sphingobacteriaceae bacterium, the following proteins share a genomic window:
- a CDS encoding membrane assembly protein AsmA, giving the protein MTTPKPKKSLIRRILKWTGISLLVIILLLIAAPFIFKDKIVAIVKEQANANLNAKVDFGDFDLSLISSFPDFRFKIQKVSVIGVNEFEGDTLAYIGELKTDINLKSVLSGDQYQINSIVIDKARIQVKVLKSGKANYDIAKPSADTIAAAPDTSAPTKFKMQLKEFKISEAYIVYDDQQGNMYSKLENFNYTMNGDFTQDVFVMNNLIDIAKTTFKMDGVAYLNEVHTKMKADLDMDMLKMRFGFKENELSLNDLTLGFDGYVLMPDTNIDMDLKFAAKQTEFKAILSLIPSVYSKDFASVKTSGKLKLDGHAKGRYNAAQMPAFGVNLAIMDAMFKYPDLPKAVNNINIDVKVLNPTGVLDATTVDVNKFHIEMAGNPIDIVAHVKTPISDPGIRANIKGLINLASVKEFVPMDKGDDLSGIIKADISADGHMSAIDKKEFDKFQASGSFEIDKMNYKTATLPYEVKLNTMKLNFTTQFVELAAFDALMGKSDIKASGRIDNLLQYIFKDDLIKGSFALNSNLMDLNELMASTDTSAAATATVAADTAAASVFVVPANYDFNLDAKIGKVLYTNLVLDNMIGNIVVRDQKVDMTNLKMNVIGGGLTVNGYYETTNPKKPTVSMNLKMENFDIQTTFKTFNTVAKLAPIGQYAKGMFTATLENFKTSLNEKMEPDLNAVDAHGVFKTNKVSVGGFPPFVKLGEALKIEQLKNMEVDNVNAKYFIKAGRLNLEPFDVKIAGINTNISGSTGLDQTIDYKYKMEIPRKMFGGAANNVLDGLMAQANSKAGTNVSLGEKINVNVSMGGTVTNPTIKTGMKGTEGQPSVVSTVTTQALNAGIDKTNEEVQKILEDAKAQCEKQKGEAQAQAEKQKQEGYAAADKLVEQASNPIAKVAAKKAAEKAKQEVDKKVVKLINDAEQRCIKEMEDAKVKADAKAAANKK; this is encoded by the coding sequence ATGACCACTCCAAAACCTAAGAAAAGCTTAATCAGACGCATTTTAAAATGGACAGGCATCTCTTTGCTTGTAATTATTCTTTTGTTGATTGCCGCACCTTTTATTTTTAAGGATAAAATTGTTGCGATAGTAAAAGAACAGGCAAATGCTAACCTGAACGCAAAAGTAGATTTTGGAGATTTTGATCTCAGTTTGATCTCCTCTTTTCCTGATTTCCGATTTAAAATTCAAAAAGTAAGCGTTATTGGAGTGAATGAATTTGAAGGAGACACGCTGGCTTATATTGGCGAATTAAAAACCGATATTAATTTAAAAAGTGTTTTAAGTGGTGATCAGTACCAGATTAATTCTATTGTGATCGATAAAGCACGCATCCAGGTGAAAGTTCTAAAGAGTGGTAAAGCTAATTACGATATCGCCAAACCAAGCGCTGACACAATAGCTGCAGCTCCCGATACTTCAGCTCCTACAAAATTCAAAATGCAGTTAAAAGAATTTAAAATCAGTGAAGCTTATATTGTATATGATGATCAGCAAGGCAACATGTACAGCAAGCTTGAGAATTTTAATTACACAATGAATGGCGATTTCACGCAGGATGTTTTTGTAATGAACAACTTAATTGACATTGCAAAAACCACTTTCAAAATGGATGGTGTTGCTTACTTAAACGAAGTACATACCAAAATGAAAGCTGATCTGGATATGGACATGCTTAAAATGAGATTCGGATTTAAAGAAAATGAGTTGAGTCTCAACGATCTTACTTTAGGATTTGATGGCTACGTTTTAATGCCTGATACTAATATTGATATGGATCTGAAATTTGCCGCGAAACAAACAGAGTTCAAAGCTATTTTGTCCTTGATTCCAAGCGTTTACAGCAAAGACTTTGCTTCGGTAAAAACTTCCGGAAAGTTAAAATTAGATGGACATGCTAAAGGCAGGTACAATGCTGCACAAATGCCCGCATTTGGTGTTAATCTGGCTATCATGGATGCGATGTTTAAATATCCTGATCTTCCGAAAGCGGTTAATAATATTAATATCGACGTAAAAGTTCTTAATCCAACAGGAGTATTAGATGCAACTACAGTTGATGTAAACAAATTTCATATCGAGATGGCGGGTAATCCTATAGACATCGTAGCTCACGTAAAAACTCCGATTTCAGATCCAGGCATTAGGGCTAATATCAAAGGCTTGATCAATCTTGCTTCTGTAAAAGAGTTTGTACCGATGGATAAAGGGGATGATTTAAGTGGGATCATTAAAGCCGACATTAGTGCTGATGGTCACATGAGTGCTATCGACAAAAAAGAATTCGACAAATTTCAAGCTAGTGGTTCGTTCGAAATTGATAAGATGAATTACAAAACGGCCACTCTTCCTTACGAAGTAAAATTAAATACCATGAAGTTGAACTTTACAACTCAGTTTGTAGAGTTAGCGGCATTTGATGCCCTAATGGGTAAAAGTGATATCAAGGCTTCGGGACGTATTGACAATTTACTTCAGTATATTTTTAAAGACGATTTAATCAAAGGCTCCTTTGCGTTAAACAGTAATTTGATGGATCTGAATGAACTGATGGCTTCTACCGATACTTCAGCTGCGGCTACGGCAACTGTGGCGGCTGATACTGCAGCTGCAAGTGTTTTTGTAGTTCCTGCTAATTATGATTTTAATCTGGATGCAAAAATCGGCAAGGTACTTTACACAAACCTCGTGTTAGATAACATGATTGGTAACATAGTTGTGCGTGATCAAAAAGTAGACATGACCAATTTAAAAATGAATGTTATCGGAGGTGGTCTTACTGTAAATGGGTACTACGAAACAACCAATCCTAAAAAACCAACAGTTTCCATGAATTTAAAAATGGAGAACTTTGACATTCAAACAACCTTCAAAACTTTTAATACTGTTGCAAAACTCGCTCCTATTGGTCAATACGCCAAAGGAATGTTTACTGCGACTCTGGAGAACTTTAAAACTTCTTTAAATGAAAAAATGGAACCAGATTTGAATGCTGTTGACGCACATGGTGTTTTCAAAACAAACAAAGTAAGTGTAGGTGGTTTTCCTCCTTTTGTAAAATTAGGCGAAGCATTAAAAATTGAGCAGCTGAAAAATATGGAAGTGGATAATGTAAATGCAAAATACTTTATCAAAGCAGGACGTTTAAACCTCGAACCATTTGATGTAAAAATTGCTGGTATTAATACAAACATAAGCGGAAGCACTGGATTAGATCAAACCATTGATTACAAATACAAAATGGAGATTCCACGCAAAATGTTTGGTGGAGCGGCTAATAATGTGTTAGATGGGCTTATGGCACAAGCGAACTCAAAAGCAGGCACCAATGTATCTTTAGGAGAAAAAATAAATGTCAATGTTTCTATGGGTGGAACAGTAACCAATCCAACCATTAAAACAGGCATGAAAGGCACTGAAGGTCAGCCGAGTGTTGTGTCAACAGTTACAACACAAGCTCTGAACGCAGGTATTGATAAAACCAACGAAGAAGTACAAAAAATTCTGGAAGATGCAAAAGCCCAGTGTGAAAAACAAAAAGGAGAAGCGCAGGCTCAGGCTGAAAAACAAAAACAAGAAGGTTACGCAGCAGCAGATAAACTGGTGGAACAAGCCAGCAATCCAATAGCGAAAGTAGCCGCTAAAAAGGCAGCAGAAAAAGCAAAACAGGAAGTCGATAAAAAAGTTGTAAAACTCATCAACGACGCAGAACAGAGATGTATCAAAGAAATGGAAGATGCCAAAGTGAAAGCGGATGCTAAGGCGGCGGCTAATAAGAAGTGA
- the murI gene encoding glutamate racemase, with protein MPEEKKYQPIGVFDSGFGGLTVLKEIVSQLPEYDYLYLGDNARAPYGSRSFETVYDYTLECVKHLFDKGCHLVVLACNTASAKALRTIQQKDLPVLAPDNRVLGVIRPTTEIIGHHSKSGHVGVLGTQGTVSSGSYLVEIERFFPDLKVYQEACPMWVPLIENNEFDNEGADFFIKRHVEHLMQQQKEIDAIILGCTHYPLIQDKIKKYLPANVELLSQGTIVAKGLKDYLNRHPEIERVCSKNKSLHFFTTDLPETFDKAASLFYGKDVASVHLAL; from the coding sequence TTGCCAGAAGAAAAAAAATACCAACCTATAGGCGTTTTCGATAGCGGCTTCGGAGGCTTAACTGTTTTAAAAGAAATCGTTTCACAATTGCCTGAATATGATTACCTCTACCTTGGCGACAATGCGCGCGCGCCTTATGGATCGAGAAGTTTTGAAACGGTTTACGACTACACGCTGGAATGCGTAAAACACTTATTTGATAAAGGTTGTCATCTCGTCGTATTAGCTTGTAATACTGCATCGGCTAAAGCTTTGCGTACCATTCAGCAAAAAGATCTTCCTGTTCTTGCGCCTGATAATCGCGTGCTAGGCGTTATTCGTCCGACCACAGAAATTATTGGTCACCATAGTAAAAGTGGACACGTAGGCGTTCTCGGCACCCAGGGAACCGTTAGTTCCGGATCCTACCTTGTAGAAATTGAAAGATTTTTTCCGGATTTAAAGGTTTACCAGGAAGCTTGCCCTATGTGGGTTCCGCTTATTGAGAACAATGAATTTGATAATGAAGGCGCTGACTTTTTTATCAAGCGACACGTGGAACATTTGATGCAGCAACAAAAAGAAATTGATGCCATTATTCTGGGTTGCACACACTATCCTCTGATCCAGGATAAAATAAAAAAATACCTTCCTGCAAATGTCGAATTACTCTCTCAGGGAACCATTGTGGCCAAGGGGTTAAAAGACTATTTAAATCGTCACCCCGAAATAGAAAGAGTTTGCAGTAAAAATAAATCCCTTCATTTTTTTACCACCGACCTCCCGGAAACCTTTGATAAAGCAGCGAGTTTGTTTTATGGGAAGGATGTGGCTTCTGTGCATTTGGCTTTGTAA
- a CDS encoding MFS transporter: MITRTVSLYKTSFTGLSSQTWLLSFIMLINRSGTMVVPFMTLYLTGKTMNRTLAEAGTVMGLFGLGSIVGAYFGGKFSDKIGFFKIQLFTLIFGGLLFIILGQIKSYPLICLFTFLLSAVNEAFRPANSSAIAFYSKPENRTRSYSLNRLAINLGWAVGASLGGFIASYNYELLFWVDGFTNIFAAILLFIFLRPAKIEKKVEVNHAEVPPAQSAYRDKTYLWFIFLVTIFGLCFFQMFTTIPKYWRDNLFLSENYIGFIMAVNGLIIVGVEMVLVYILEQKKRTVFFISLGTFVCAVSFFSLLLPGNAKYVTLFMILLITVGEIISMPFMNSFWISRSNETNRGQYAALYTIAWGLGQTFGPFLCSNLVEATNFETLFIVLGVALLIAAFGFTRLTMKKL, encoded by the coding sequence ATGATTACCCGAACGGTTTCCCTTTATAAAACCTCATTCACCGGATTGTCTTCACAAACCTGGTTGCTTTCGTTTATTATGCTCATTAACCGGAGTGGCACCATGGTTGTTCCCTTTATGACGCTTTATTTAACCGGCAAGACCATGAATCGCACGCTGGCGGAGGCCGGCACCGTAATGGGTTTGTTCGGCTTAGGATCAATAGTTGGCGCCTATTTTGGGGGAAAATTTTCTGACAAGATCGGCTTCTTTAAAATTCAACTTTTCACTTTAATTTTTGGGGGACTGTTATTTATTATTCTAGGTCAGATAAAATCTTACCCGCTTATTTGTTTGTTTACTTTTTTATTGAGTGCAGTAAACGAGGCTTTTCGTCCGGCCAACTCTTCTGCCATTGCTTTTTACAGCAAGCCCGAAAACAGAACACGTTCTTATTCGTTAAACCGTCTTGCGATAAATCTGGGTTGGGCAGTGGGCGCGTCTTTGGGAGGCTTCATTGCGTCCTACAACTATGAGTTATTGTTTTGGGTAGATGGATTCACAAATATTTTCGCGGCGATTTTACTCTTCATTTTTTTGAGACCTGCAAAAATAGAAAAGAAGGTGGAAGTGAATCATGCCGAAGTTCCACCTGCACAGTCTGCTTACCGGGATAAAACTTATTTATGGTTTATTTTTTTAGTGACCATTTTCGGATTGTGTTTTTTCCAAATGTTCACTACTATTCCAAAGTATTGGCGAGATAACTTGTTTCTGAGCGAGAACTATATTGGTTTTATAATGGCCGTTAATGGTCTTATAATAGTTGGTGTAGAAATGGTATTGGTTTATATTCTGGAACAAAAAAAGAGAACAGTTTTTTTTATAAGCCTGGGCACATTCGTGTGTGCAGTATCGTTTTTTAGTTTATTGCTTCCCGGAAATGCTAAATATGTTACACTCTTTATGATTCTCCTCATTACTGTAGGAGAAATTATCAGCATGCCCTTCATGAATTCTTTCTGGATCTCGCGCTCAAACGAAACCAACCGTGGTCAGTATGCTGCATTGTATACTATTGCCTGGGGTTTGGGACAAACCTTTGGCCCTTTTCTGTGCTCTAATCTTGTAGAGGCAACAAATTTTGAAACACTGTTTATTGTTTTAGGAGTTGCTTTGCTCATTGCAGCTTTTGGTTTCACCCGCCTAACAATGAAAAAGCTGTAG
- a CDS encoding thioredoxin family protein: MITKELLDKAMSYAQYRSLLEDLLAHGKTTGPNQSEEYIAYAKINLQRMQRLEKTINLEEDLKKALLNVSGKYLLLIITEGWCGDAAQNLPIFHLIEKTCEAIELKLILRDEHLEIMDRYLTNGARSIPKVIFLDKITLEEKFVWGPRPSALQEIVVQLKKENKSHTEKGLITQNWYNADKTKSLQNEILKLVRNL, from the coding sequence ATGATAACGAAAGAACTACTTGACAAAGCCATGAGCTACGCTCAATACAGAAGCTTATTAGAAGATTTACTTGCTCATGGAAAAACAACCGGACCAAATCAGAGTGAAGAATACATTGCCTACGCCAAAATAAATTTACAACGTATGCAGCGTCTCGAAAAGACGATAAACCTGGAGGAAGATTTAAAAAAAGCCCTTTTAAATGTTTCGGGCAAGTATCTTCTTTTAATTATTACAGAAGGCTGGTGTGGCGATGCGGCGCAAAATCTTCCTATTTTTCACCTTATTGAAAAAACATGTGAAGCTATTGAACTAAAACTCATTCTTCGCGACGAGCATTTAGAAATTATGGATCGCTATCTTACTAACGGGGCGCGTTCTATTCCGAAAGTTATTTTTCTTGATAAAATAACCCTGGAAGAAAAATTTGTTTGGGGACCCCGGCCTTCCGCGTTACAAGAGATAGTGGTGCAATTAAAAAAAGAAAATAAATCACACACCGAAAAAGGTTTGATAACGCAAAATTGGTATAATGCCGATAAAACAAAAAGCCTGCAAAATGAAATTCTAAAATTGGTACGGAATTTGTAA
- the mscL gene encoding large conductance mechanosensitive channel protein MscL, producing MGVIKEFKEFVLRGNVVDLAIGVIIGGAFNKIVSSLIEDVITPLMLKPVLEAAHVATLQEYAWHGAKIGLFISSVITFILTAFVLFLIIKAMNAAKKKEEAMPAAVAEIPNQEKLLMEIRDALKK from the coding sequence ATGGGAGTCATAAAAGAATTTAAAGAATTTGTATTGCGGGGTAATGTAGTTGACCTTGCAATTGGGGTAATTATTGGCGGTGCCTTTAATAAGATTGTGTCATCACTTATCGAAGACGTCATCACCCCGCTTATGCTAAAACCGGTTTTAGAGGCGGCGCACGTAGCCACTCTGCAGGAGTATGCATGGCATGGAGCCAAAATAGGCTTGTTTATAAGCTCGGTAATTACTTTTATACTAACGGCTTTTGTATTATTCCTTATTATTAAAGCCATGAATGCAGCTAAGAAAAAAGAAGAAGCCATGCCTGCAGCTGTAGCAGAGATTCCAAACCAGGAAAAACTCCTTATGGAAATAAGAGATGCTTTGAAGAAGTAG
- a CDS encoding porin has protein sequence MNRAIYLFSTVFTLLSGLLFAQDPQTKAPYFSYKNGLGFATPDSSYSLNIRFRIQNRALMNTQSDNDFAPGSFEARVRRCRLVLTGHVLNPKLSYYMQLSFARGDMDWSVADVTSQNVSPNVLRDAMIFYRPSKHLLFGFGQGKLPGNRQRINSSGALQFYDRSLVNVNFTTDRDFGFFTTYTIKTKSPFTTLLKGAITSGEGRNSNISNYGLAYTGRVEVLPFGAFTDGGDFFEGDLAREPKPKLSIAAGYMFNDMAVRTGGQLGKDLYGQKSFNLYFADLIFKYRGFSFLSEYMRRDANSPYLLGTDNKMHLITTGDGLNNQVSYCFKSMWELALRQTLVSPHHDVIKGFNQAEQYAVGVSKYLNKHKVKVQFNLLYNKERNLATQKDISGYYTAVFQLELGI, from the coding sequence ATGAACAGAGCAATTTATTTATTTTCAACAGTTTTTACTTTACTGTCAGGCCTTCTATTTGCACAGGATCCGCAGACAAAGGCCCCCTATTTTAGTTATAAAAACGGCCTTGGTTTCGCCACTCCCGATAGCTCCTATTCTTTAAACATTAGGTTCAGGATTCAAAACAGGGCTTTGATGAATACCCAAAGCGATAACGATTTCGCGCCTGGTTCTTTTGAAGCAAGGGTGAGAAGGTGTCGCTTAGTTCTTACGGGACACGTGTTAAATCCAAAGTTAAGTTATTACATGCAGCTTTCCTTTGCCAGAGGTGATATGGATTGGAGCGTTGCCGATGTAACCTCGCAAAACGTAAGTCCTAATGTGCTTCGTGACGCCATGATTTTTTACAGACCGTCAAAACACCTTTTGTTTGGTTTTGGACAGGGAAAACTCCCTGGTAATCGCCAACGTATAAATTCTTCGGGGGCTTTACAGTTCTATGACAGATCTTTAGTTAATGTAAACTTTACAACCGACAGGGACTTCGGTTTTTTTACTACCTACACTATAAAAACAAAAAGTCCCTTCACTACCTTATTAAAAGGCGCCATTACCTCGGGGGAAGGACGAAACTCGAATATTAGTAATTATGGCCTGGCTTATACCGGACGCGTTGAGGTTTTACCTTTTGGCGCCTTCACGGATGGTGGCGATTTTTTTGAGGGAGACCTTGCACGGGAGCCCAAACCTAAATTAAGTATAGCCGCTGGTTACATGTTTAACGATATGGCAGTGAGAACAGGTGGTCAATTGGGTAAGGACCTTTATGGACAAAAGTCCTTTAATCTTTATTTTGCGGATCTGATTTTTAAATACCGCGGCTTTTCTTTCTTAAGTGAATATATGAGAAGGGATGCGAATAGCCCCTACCTTTTAGGAACGGACAATAAAATGCACCTGATAACCACGGGCGATGGACTAAATAACCAGGTAAGTTATTGCTTTAAAAGTATGTGGGAACTTGCCCTGAGGCAAACACTCGTTAGTCCACACCACGACGTAATTAAAGGATTTAACCAGGCAGAGCAATATGCAGTGGGAGTGAGTAAATACCTTAACAAACACAAGGTAAAAGTGCAGTTTAACCTCCTGTATAATAAAGAACGAAATCTTGCCACCCAAAAGGATATAAGCGGTTATTACACAGCAGTTTTTCAGCTGGAATTGGGAATTTAA
- a CDS encoding anion permease, with translation MFGLDTTLTALLIICIVLACFFEFINGFHDTANAVATVIYTNSLKPTVAVVYSGLLNFSGVMLGGIAVAMGIVNLLPMDVLVDANPYHGIAMILALLLSSIIWNFGTWYFGIPSSSSHTLIGSILGIGIAFNFLPGDLGMSAVNWDKAKDTGAALLLSPLLGFSAAIIIMFVFKRLIKNDIIYKEPIPGKKPPIWIRVLLWVTCGMVSFFHGQNDGQKGVGLIMMILIAVLPAQFSVDSSIKLNEISSNVQRIETLMLKADTTVLAAKEKKLYSQLLIHAKHFEKETEGKINSDAVALATRFTLRQDVIKITKGADKIITGGNLTLSLNEIKELGKEIKATKKLIEFAPSWVIILISVCLGMGTMVGWKRIVKTVGEKIGKQHMSYAQGASAEIVASIGIGLASWKGLPVSTTHMLSSGIAGSMVAKKGLKNLQKGTIKTIVLTWVLTLPVTIILSGSLFLLFRAIL, from the coding sequence ATGTTTGGATTAGACACTACCTTAACAGCACTCTTAATAATTTGTATTGTACTCGCCTGCTTTTTTGAGTTCATAAACGGATTTCACGACACAGCAAATGCAGTAGCAACTGTAATTTACACCAACTCTTTAAAACCCACTGTAGCAGTAGTCTATAGCGGTTTGCTTAACTTCTCAGGCGTTATGCTCGGAGGAATAGCAGTAGCCATGGGCATTGTAAACTTGTTACCGATGGACGTGCTTGTGGATGCAAATCCCTACCACGGTATTGCTATGATTCTTGCGCTTTTATTAAGCTCTATTATCTGGAATTTCGGCACCTGGTATTTTGGAATTCCCTCGTCGAGTTCTCACACTTTAATTGGGTCTATTTTAGGAATTGGTATAGCTTTTAATTTTTTGCCGGGCGATTTAGGCATGAGCGCCGTTAACTGGGATAAAGCGAAAGATACAGGCGCCGCTTTATTACTTTCTCCACTTTTAGGTTTCTCAGCAGCTATCATTATAATGTTTGTTTTTAAACGTTTAATTAAAAACGACATCATTTATAAAGAACCAATTCCTGGAAAAAAACCTCCTATTTGGATCCGTGTACTGTTATGGGTTACTTGCGGAATGGTGAGCTTTTTTCATGGACAAAATGATGGTCAAAAAGGCGTGGGTTTAATTATGATGATTTTAATTGCGGTATTACCTGCGCAATTCTCAGTGGATTCAAGTATTAAATTAAATGAGATAAGCAGCAATGTTCAAAGAATTGAAACCCTCATGCTTAAAGCCGATACTACAGTGTTGGCTGCAAAAGAAAAGAAATTATATTCACAGCTATTAATTCACGCCAAACATTTTGAAAAAGAAACGGAAGGTAAAATTAATTCTGACGCCGTTGCTCTTGCTACCCGTTTTACTTTGAGGCAAGATGTAATCAAAATCACAAAAGGCGCCGATAAAATTATTACTGGAGGCAATTTAACTTTAAGTCTGAACGAAATAAAAGAATTAGGAAAGGAAATTAAAGCCACCAAAAAACTAATTGAATTTGCCCCTTCATGGGTAATCATTTTAATCTCGGTGTGTTTAGGTATGGGAACCATGGTAGGTTGGAAACGTATTGTAAAAACAGTTGGGGAAAAAATCGGTAAACAACACATGAGTTACGCACAAGGGGCCAGCGCTGAGATCGTAGCCTCAATCGGTATTGGTCTTGCCAGCTGGAAAGGTCTTCCTGTAAGTACAACACACATGCTTTCTTCAGGTATTGCCGGATCTATGGTGGCCAAAAAAGGATTAAAAAATCTTCAGAAAGGAACTATTAAAACAATTGTTTTAACCTGGGTGCTTACTCTTCCTGTTACAATTATTTTATCGGGTTCATTGTTCTTACTGTTCAGAGCAATCCTTTAA
- a CDS encoding oligoendopeptidase F, translating into MRNYVKPDFSVTSWDLLKPYFTELQQRPLNSAADLEKWLKDYSELSAVVSENMAWRYIKMTCDTANTELRDSFNDFVQNIEPHMAPIANDLNKKLMETPFKDGLTKTGYDIYLRGIKNSIDLFREENIPLNTQLQELEQQFGEINGAQSIEYNGETITLQRASVHLKDLDRGIREIVYHKVQKRRSEDETALNDLFTKLVKLRHQIAVNAGFRNYRDYKHQSLARFDYTVQDCLNFHEAVKLHAVPLINEHDKKRKEKLQLADYRPWDTAVDEESLPPLKPFANAQELIDRTIECFNKLDPFFGESISTMQKMKRLDLDSRLGKAPGGYQYPLYETDVPFIFMNSVGLHRDLVTMVHEGGHAIHSFLDFGLELVDFKSPPSEVAELASMSMELMSMEHWDVFFKTEEELKRAKRQQLESVMDTLPWIAAIDRFQHWIYLNPEHTVEERYEEWERIISDFGSKEINYKGLEDNLRRRWQVQLHLFEVPFYYIEYGFAQLGAIAVWRNYKRNPKKAVEDYKKALALGYTKSIPQIYETAGVKFDFSPDYIKELMDFVKEEYDKI; encoded by the coding sequence ATGCGCAACTACGTAAAACCAGATTTCAGCGTTACCAGCTGGGATTTATTAAAACCATATTTTACCGAATTACAACAACGCCCATTAAATTCAGCCGCAGACCTTGAAAAATGGTTAAAAGACTATAGCGAGCTAAGTGCTGTTGTGAGTGAGAACATGGCATGGCGTTATATTAAAATGACTTGCGATACAGCCAATACCGAACTTCGGGACAGCTTTAACGACTTTGTTCAGAACATAGAGCCACACATGGCTCCGATCGCCAATGATCTGAATAAAAAATTAATGGAGACACCTTTTAAAGATGGTCTTACAAAAACGGGCTATGATATTTATTTACGAGGAATAAAAAACAGCATTGATCTTTTCAGAGAAGAAAACATTCCTCTCAATACACAATTACAGGAATTGGAGCAGCAGTTCGGTGAAATTAATGGAGCTCAAAGCATTGAGTACAACGGAGAAACAATAACACTTCAAAGAGCTTCAGTTCATTTAAAAGATCTTGATCGTGGTATTCGCGAAATTGTTTATCACAAAGTACAAAAGCGCAGATCAGAAGATGAAACGGCATTGAATGATTTATTCACCAAACTTGTTAAGCTGCGCCACCAGATTGCCGTAAACGCAGGATTTAGAAATTACCGTGATTACAAGCATCAATCCCTTGCACGTTTCGATTACACGGTTCAGGATTGTTTGAATTTTCACGAAGCTGTAAAATTGCACGCGGTTCCTTTAATTAACGAGCACGACAAAAAACGGAAAGAAAAATTACAACTCGCCGACTACCGTCCCTGGGATACCGCAGTAGATGAAGAAAGTCTGCCTCCTCTAAAGCCCTTTGCAAACGCTCAAGAGTTAATTGATCGCACCATAGAGTGTTTTAATAAACTCGATCCTTTTTTTGGAGAAAGCATCTCTACTATGCAGAAAATGAAACGGCTCGACCTGGACAGCCGCTTAGGAAAGGCTCCCGGAGGTTACCAATATCCTTTGTATGAAACAGATGTTCCTTTTATTTTTATGAATTCCGTGGGGTTACACCGCGATCTTGTGACGATGGTGCACGAAGGGGGCCACGCTATTCATTCTTTTCTTGATTTTGGATTAGAATTGGTAGATTTTAAATCGCCGCCCAGTGAAGTTGCAGAGCTCGCCAGTATGAGCATGGAACTAATGAGCATGGAACATTGGGATGTGTTTTTTAAGACCGAGGAAGAGTTAAAGCGCGCCAAACGCCAGCAGCTAGAAAGTGTAATGGACACTTTACCCTGGATCGCCGCTATAGATAGATTTCAACATTGGATTTATCTTAATCCGGAACATACCGTAGAGGAACGTTACGAGGAATGGGAAAGAATTATTAGCGACTTTGGCAGTAAAGAAATTAATTACAAAGGTCTTGAAGATAATTTACGTCGCCGCTGGCAAGTGCAGCTGCATTTGTTCGAAGTTCCTTTTTATTATATAGAATATGGATTCGCGCAGTTGGGAGCAATCGCTGTATGGCGCAATTACAAACGTAATCCAAAGAAAGCGGTGGAAGATTATAAGAAAGCTCTGGCCCTCGGCTACACAAAATCTATTCCTCAAATTTATGAAACAGCAGGAGTAAAATTTGATTTTAGTCCTGATTACATTAAAGAATTAATGGATTTCGTGAAAGAAGAATACGATAAGATCTAA
- a CDS encoding phosphonate ABC transporter ATP-binding protein, which translates to MSELINYKNVTIFQDERPVINDLSLEVNKGEFVYLLGKTGSGKSSFLKTLYGDLPVTTGTAACCGFDLTHLKQREIPFLRRKLGIVFQDFQLLGDRSIYNNLKFVMKATGWSDEKKIKERIQEILKKVNLEGKENKMPHELSGGEQQRVSIGRALVNDPELILADEPTGNLDPTTSEEILVLLKNLSDSGRAILFATHDMLVYNKFRSRTLTFDNGRVAENS; encoded by the coding sequence ATGAGTGAATTGATCAACTACAAAAATGTTACTATTTTCCAGGACGAACGTCCTGTGATCAATGATCTGAGTTTAGAAGTGAACAAGGGCGAGTTTGTGTATTTACTCGGAAAAACGGGAAGCGGTAAAAGTAGCTTTCTTAAAACATTGTATGGTGACTTACCGGTAACCACAGGTACTGCGGCATGTTGTGGTTTTGACCTCACCCACTTAAAACAAAGGGAAATTCCTTTTCTGCGAAGAAAGCTGGGAATTGTTTTCCAGGATTTTCAATTGTTGGGCGACAGAAGTATATACAACAATTTAAAGTTTGTAATGAAAGCCACAGGTTGGAGCGATGAGAAAAAAATAAAAGAACGCATCCAGGAAATTTTAAAAAAGGTAAATCTCGAAGGAAAAGAAAATAAAATGCCACACGAGCTTTCCGGTGGAGAGCAACAAAGGGTTAGTATTGGCCGCGCTTTAGTGAATGATCCGGAACTCATTCTCGCTGATGAGCCTACAGGAAATTTAGATCCAACTACTTCTGAAGAAATTCTAGTATTACTTAAAAATCTCAGCGATAGTGGTCGCGCCATTTTATTTGCTACACACGATATGCTGGTTTACAATAAATTCAGGTCGCGTACTCTTACTTTTGATAATGGAAGGGTTGCTGAAAATTCTTAA